The nucleotide window TAGTGTGTTCACTATCCCTAATTTGAGAGAGCATCAGCAAAGCCACCCTTCACAGCTTCACTAATCATTTCTGTTCATCTCTCCACCCTCCTTCCTTTTTCTCGCTGGACTCCATCTCTCAGCCTTCATTTCGTGACTCGGCGTCAGTTCTTCCGTTAGAGACAGACAAATGGCATCAACGGCGACAACACAGGGACCGGGGCCAGGTGCGAAGAGGCGGGACGGCGGTTCATCAATGAGCgagaggaagagagaggagGAGCAGCTGATAGTGACGCCGCTGGGAGCGGGGAACGAAGTAGGGCGGTCGTGCGTTTACATGAGCTACAAAGGAAAGACCATCCTCTTCGATTGCGGCATCCACCCTGCCTACTACGGCATGGCGGCTCTCCCTTACTTCGACGAGATCGATCCCTCAACCGTCGACGTCCTCCTCATCACTCACTTCCATCTCGACCACGCCGCTTCCTTGCCTTACTTCCTTCAGAAGACCACCTTCCGCGGCCGCGTCTTCATGACCTACGCCACCAAAGCTATCTACAAGCTCCTCCTCTCCGATTATGTCAAGGTCAGCAAGGTCTCCGTTGAGGACATGCTCTACGACGAGCACGATATCAACCGCTCCATGGATAAAATCGAGGTCATTATTATTACTAAATTTCTCAATTAGGGTTTTCgctttgtttgttttgatttgattgGTTTGCACTTTCTAGCGTTACTTTGTTTCTGGACAACCTTGAATAGAGAAGTATACGAACCAACTTTTAGCTACCCAACatttgccaattttttttttattctaaaaattttcaactttttggAGGATTTAGAGTTCAGGTTCATAATTTAAGGTTTAAGATTAAgattttatgatttagggtcTAGAATGTAAAACGAAATAGCTTTAAAAAAGTTAACTGGCCGAAAAATGTTGGTTCCCTGGCATTACTCAATTGAATATGTTAGCTCTAACAATAATTAGCAACTGCAGGTTATTGATTTCCATCAAACTATAGAAGTGAACGGTATTCGATTCTGGTGTTATACTGCAGGCCATGTACTTGGTGCTGCTATGTTCATGGTGGACATTGCTGGAGTCCGAGTGCTTTACACCGGAGACTATTCACGGGAGGAAGACCGGCATCTTCGAGCTGCCGAGACCCCCCAGTTCTCCCCTGATATATGCATTATAGAGTCCACATATGGTGTGCAGCACCATCAGCCTCGGCACACACGAGAGAAACGCTTCACCGATGTTATCCATTCCACCATATCTCAAGGAGGTCGTGTGTTGATTCCGGCATTTGCCCTTGGTCGTGCACAGGAGCTCCTCCTTATCCTTGATGAATATTGGGCGAATCACCCGGAGCTCCAGAATATACCCATCTATTATGCTTCTCCTCTTGCAAAAAAATGCCTGACTGTGTATGAGACATACACCCTTTCCATGAATGATAGAATCAAGAATGCAAAGTCGAATCCATTTGCTTTCAAATACATATCGGCTTTGAGCAGCATTGAAGTCTTCAAAGATATAGGACCATCTGTGGTTATGGCAAGCCCTAGTGGTCTTCAGAGTGGGTTGTCACGGCAATTGTTCGATATGTGGTGCTCTGATAAGAAAAATTCTTGCATTATACCGGGGTATGTGGTTGAAGGGACATTGGCAAAAACCATCATCAGTGAACCCAAAGAGGTCACTCTCATGAACGGGCTCACTGCACCTCTCAACATGCAGGTGCACTACATTTCCTTTTCGGCTCATGCTGATTCTGCTCAAACAAGTGCATTCTTAGAAGAGCTCAATCCTCCTAACATAATTCTTGTTCATGGGGAAGCTAATGAGATGGGAAGGCTCAAACAGAAGCTCATGAGTCAATTTGCTGATCGGAACACTAAGATTCTTACTCCAAAAAACTGTCAATCTGTTGAGATGTATTTCAATTCGCAGAAAATGGCAAAAACCATTGGCAAGCTTGCTGAAAAAACGCCTGAAGCCGGTGAAACTGTTAGTGGTCTGCTAGTGAAAAAAGGCTTTGCATATCAGATAATGGCACCTGATGATCTCCATGTCTTCTCACAGCTATCGACAGCAAGCATTGCTCAGAGGATCACCATCCCATATTCAGGTGCCTTTAGTATTGTACAGCATAGACTAAAACAGATATATGAGAGTGTGGAGTCCTCTGTGGATGAAGAATCTGGAGTTCCAACATTGCAAGTCCATGAGTGCGTGACGGTGAAGCATGAGTCCGAGAAGCATGTTTCTCTGCACTGGTCATCCGATCCCATCAGTGACATGGTATCAGACTCCATTGTTGCTCTAATTTTAAACATCAGTCGCGATGCCCCAAAAATAATAGACGATTCAGATGCCATAAAAATTGTAGAAGAGAATGAGAAGAAAGCAGAGAAGGTTATGCATGCACTTCTCGTCTCGCTCTTTGGAGATGTAAAGATTGGAGAAAATGGGAAGTTGGTGATTAACATTGATGGCAATGTGGCAGAGCTCAATAAAGAAAGTGGAGAAGTTGAGAGTGAAAATGAAGGCCTTAAGGAAAGAGTTAAAACCGCATTTCGGCGGATTCAAAGTTCTGTGAAGCCGATTCCTCCTTCTGCAGCGTAGTTCATTCCTCTTATTGTAGCATGACTAACAGGAACTTAGACTCACCGTTATTTGCTGTTATTTTGCAGAACTGAAGAATGTCAAATGTTTAATCATTACctctaaatttattttgttattttgtctTTGTCTCTTTGCTGCTTCGCTAATCGCCAtgatacttggattttagttgAAGTTTTTGTTtgcatattttaaatttgattgagcCTCGCGCGGTTCCCTTCGTTGAGTGATATTGAATTGGTTACCAACTTGCATAGAAACATAATTTACAGTATAGAAATAGATTTTAGAAATGAGATTTGGctggaaaaattattttaatttttgtgaatAATTAAGGTGGAGAACAGTCACTTTTATGTTGACTTTCTGGAAATTCTGATTAAATTTAAAGCTACTAGTCTACTACACTAGTATATATACCGTACAGTCCAAACTGTATACAACTCGCTGCTATAAATAgcatcattttttttccataaaATAATCACCTTATATACCATCTTAGCTGATACTTTGTTTTAAGAAATGTCAAGTATTTTGGAGTTCCACACAGCATCATCATCCCAAAAATCTAGTAACTACAAGAAGATTAACAAGACCAGGTATTCCGTGAATATTCTCCCCCTGCATAAAAGAGAGAAATCAATTAAGCCAGAATGCTAAAAATTTTGTTCAAATGTGGAAAATCCCCTCACAACCTCGTGTACTGGTGTATATTACATCACAACAGTGAGTAACTAATTAGAGTAACAATGCATGCATGCACTAACGCACAAGCAGCTCAATCATTGTGTTTAGTTTGTAGAAAAATGAAGAGAAGGAAAAATGGAAGCTGAATTGCTTAAGTTCAATAGCTTGAGAATAATCATATACACCCATCGCCATCAGCACTATATATTGATCAATGGGAATTACACTCTATTATTGTCAATGTCATATTCTTATCAATTCTGATACCATCCATAATCACATCCTACAATTACATTAGACACGTGTGTCAATTTGACACTTTCAAATCCTAAACTCTATAAAGATACATTGGGAAACATACAAATGCTGAATATGACAATAACGACAACACAATTTACTGTCAATGATGTAAGGAATTTTATCAGCTTGCCTTCTAGAGATGGTGAGTTTAAAACAATATACATTatactataaatataaaatacgaGCAAGAAATTTCTTGATGGTACTGGTATTTAGCAAAATGTTAAAAGGATACTAGCaatacatgaattaaagagGACAGAAATCTTTTATGAAATGGTTTATGCAAATGATAGTTTTTGGACACTGAACTTCAGCCAAAAGAATTTAACCTTAAAGTGGCATAAGTCAATGGGCTAATTTGGGGTTTACAAAATAGCCATAAGTACCATGAGGTAAACTGCATGTATCTAATGGGAGAAATGTAACATTCAACTATAAAATCACACAGAATATGATATCTCTGTTTGCAAATTGAGTCAGATTGGTCAACAGAAAGGAAGCGGTGAAGAAGAGTCTTAGACATAACCTGTACTAATATTTCTCTCTGCTGTTAAACTcccccttttcttttctttggccatttttttcatttttttaatgattgtCTTTCGTTTagtatttatatcttttttttttcaatgaagaATTTGTCCAATTAATAGAGTTTATTCTAGTATTTGATTTGTAAATCGTTGGATTTTTCTTACTCATTGTTGAATCGCTACAAAATCAACAGGTGGCTGGCCAGGTCCTGAAAGTTTTGGTCGGATCCCTGAATATCCTGGCTCAAGAGACCCATCCTTTAGATTTGAGTAGTACTTTCTTATCTCCGGATAAAACTGCTCAGCGCGATTTGCATGTACTGAATAATCAAACCTAGCATCAATGTTTGCTTAAGTAAGCACtgaatcaatttatttatttttatgcacGCATAAAAAGACATACCACGAAAGAAATGACAAAAATGAACTGAGTTTTATGACAAGAAGTTTCCTATTTACTAATAAGACCCATTGTCCGGAAAGAAATTAGAGCACAACAATCAATACGAAAACATAATTAATGGAGTGAAGAGAAGCACTAGAGTAAAGTAGAGCAACATCGTCTTGAAACACAATGGTTGCATCTGGAAATTGTTTCTAGGGTATAAATACAGAGACAGTCAGTACACAGGCCTATTTGGTAACTAAGACATGTACAAAAAATAGCAAAGTCTTTCCTTCCTGGCGTCCTGGAGCAGAGAAAACTTCTGTATTTTTGTCCCCCAAAAAGTGGGGATATTGGAACCATGGAATGGAACCATCTCATACAAAAGAGTAGACATGGCCAAGGATAATAAGAAGTGGGAAATGTATGACATAGACTAGATACCAGAAGTAGTCAAAAGCAAGCAAATGAAAGGGCATTAGGAAGTACTTATTCAGAAAACTTGAGATATCATCAATGCTGTCAATCCATTCAACATCCGGACCAAACTTGACCTGACCATTCAAGTCAAGAGTAACATGCATGCCAAGGCCACCATCCTCCAGTATAGGATATATTAAATGTTCGAACGGAGTGGTTTTAGTGTTAGATAATGTGAAGTAGCAACCACGTGCATAGTAGGCTGAAGGAATAACTTCACTTGGCAAGCCCGTAAATCTTTTCGCAAGTGCGGGGCACTAAGGCCTGCAGAGTTC belongs to Arachis duranensis cultivar V14167 chromosome 8, aradu.V14167.gnm2.J7QH, whole genome shotgun sequence and includes:
- the LOC107460068 gene encoding cleavage and polyadenylation specificity factor subunit 3-I, which gives rise to MASTATTQGPGPGAKRRDGGSSMSERKREEEQLIVTPLGAGNEVGRSCVYMSYKGKTILFDCGIHPAYYGMAALPYFDEIDPSTVDVLLITHFHLDHAASLPYFLQKTTFRGRVFMTYATKAIYKLLLSDYVKVSKVSVEDMLYDEHDINRSMDKIEVIDFHQTIEVNGIRFWCYTAGHVLGAAMFMVDIAGVRVLYTGDYSREEDRHLRAAETPQFSPDICIIESTYGVQHHQPRHTREKRFTDVIHSTISQGGRVLIPAFALGRAQELLLILDEYWANHPELQNIPIYYASPLAKKCLTVYETYTLSMNDRIKNAKSNPFAFKYISALSSIEVFKDIGPSVVMASPSGLQSGLSRQLFDMWCSDKKNSCIIPGYVVEGTLAKTIISEPKEVTLMNGLTAPLNMQVHYISFSAHADSAQTSAFLEELNPPNIILVHGEANEMGRLKQKLMSQFADRNTKILTPKNCQSVEMYFNSQKMAKTIGKLAEKTPEAGETVSGLLVKKGFAYQIMAPDDLHVFSQLSTASIAQRITIPYSGAFSIVQHRLKQIYESVESSVDEESGVPTLQVHECVTVKHESEKHVSLHWSSDPISDMVSDSIVALILNISRDAPKIIDDSDAIKIVEENEKKAEKVMHALLVSLFGDVKIGENGKLVINIDGNVAELNKESGEVESENEGLKERVKTAFRRIQSSVKPIPPSAA